One genomic window of Mus caroli chromosome 12, CAROLI_EIJ_v1.1, whole genome shotgun sequence includes the following:
- the LOC110306955 gene encoding olfactory receptor 1468-like isoform X1: MILNNQTAISQFILLGLPIPPEQKQLFYALFLAMYLTSVLGNLIIIILIHLDPHLHTPMYLFLSNLSFSDLCFSSVTIPKLLQNMQSQDTSITYAGCLTQMYFFMVFANMENVLLVVMAYDRYVAICFPLHYTRIMSPKLCVSLVVLSWVFTILYSMLHTLLLARLSFCEDNVIPHFFCDISVLLKLACSDTYINELMIFILGGLDIVIPFILIVVSYVQIVCSILKFSTTRGIAKVFSTCGSHLSVVSLFYGTIIGVYICPSANNSTVKEIVMALMYTVVTPMLNPFIYSLRNRDMKEALIRVLCKKLNLSNNYIDINITNVFLK; the protein is encoded by the exons ATGATATTGAATAATCAGACGGCCATCTCTCAGTTCATCCTCCTGGGACTGCCCATTCCCCCAGAACAGAAGCAGCTGTTCTATGCTCTCTTCTTGGCTATGTACCTCACCTCTGTCCTGGGgaacctcatcatcatcatcctcattcATCTGGACCCccatctccacacacccatgtacttgtTTCTCAGCAACTTGTCATTCTCtgatctctgcttttcctctgtcacAATTCCCAAGTTGCTGCAGAACATGCAGAGCCAGGACACATCTATCACCTATGCCGGGTGTCTGACACAAATGTACTTTTTCATGGTTTTTGCAAACATGGAGAATGTTCTTCTTGTGgtcatggcctatgaccgctatgtggccatctgcttcCCTCTTCATTACACTCGCATCATGAGCCCTAAGCTCTGTGTGTCTCTGGTAGTGCTCTCCTGGGTATTTACCATTCTGTATTCCATGTTACACACCCTACTCTTGGCAAGATTGTCATTCTGTGAGGACAATGTGATCCCCCACTTTTTCTGTGACATATCTGTTCTGCTCAAGTTAGCTTGCTCTGACACTTATATTAATGAACTAATGATATTTATCTTGGGAGGGCTTGATATTGTGATACCATTCATACTCATTGTTGTTTCCTATGTACAAATTGTCTGCTCCATTCTGAAGTTTTCAACTACACGGGGCATAGCCAAGGTCTTTTCcacctgtggctcccacctgtctgTGGTCTCACTGTTCTATGGGACAATTATTGGTGTCTACATATGCCCATCAGCTAATAACTCTACTGTAAAGGAGATTGTCATGGCCCTAATGTACACAGTGGTGACACCCATGCTGAATCCATTTATCTACAGTCTGAGAAACAGAGATATGAAAGAGGCCCTGATCAGAGTCCTATGTAAGAAG ttaaatttatCTAATAATTATATCGATATTAATATTACAAATGTATTCTTAAAATAA
- the LOC110306955 gene encoding olfactory receptor 1468-like isoform X2: MILNNQTAISQFILLGLPIPPEQKQLFYALFLAMYLTSVLGNLIIIILIHLDPHLHTPMYLFLSNLSFSDLCFSSVTIPKLLQNMQSQDTSITYAGCLTQMYFFMVFANMENVLLVVMAYDRYVAICFPLHYTRIMSPKLCVSLVVLSWVFTILYSMLHTLLLARLSFCEDNVIPHFFCDISVLLKLACSDTYINELMIFILGGLDIVIPFILIVVSYVQIVCSILKFSTTRGIAKVFSTCGSHLSVVSLFYGTIIGVYICPSANNSTVKEIVMALMYTVVTPMLNPFIYSLRNRDMKEALIRVLCKKQISL; the protein is encoded by the coding sequence ATGATATTGAATAATCAGACGGCCATCTCTCAGTTCATCCTCCTGGGACTGCCCATTCCCCCAGAACAGAAGCAGCTGTTCTATGCTCTCTTCTTGGCTATGTACCTCACCTCTGTCCTGGGgaacctcatcatcatcatcctcattcATCTGGACCCccatctccacacacccatgtacttgtTTCTCAGCAACTTGTCATTCTCtgatctctgcttttcctctgtcacAATTCCCAAGTTGCTGCAGAACATGCAGAGCCAGGACACATCTATCACCTATGCCGGGTGTCTGACACAAATGTACTTTTTCATGGTTTTTGCAAACATGGAGAATGTTCTTCTTGTGgtcatggcctatgaccgctatgtggccatctgcttcCCTCTTCATTACACTCGCATCATGAGCCCTAAGCTCTGTGTGTCTCTGGTAGTGCTCTCCTGGGTATTTACCATTCTGTATTCCATGTTACACACCCTACTCTTGGCAAGATTGTCATTCTGTGAGGACAATGTGATCCCCCACTTTTTCTGTGACATATCTGTTCTGCTCAAGTTAGCTTGCTCTGACACTTATATTAATGAACTAATGATATTTATCTTGGGAGGGCTTGATATTGTGATACCATTCATACTCATTGTTGTTTCCTATGTACAAATTGTCTGCTCCATTCTGAAGTTTTCAACTACACGGGGCATAGCCAAGGTCTTTTCcacctgtggctcccacctgtctgTGGTCTCACTGTTCTATGGGACAATTATTGGTGTCTACATATGCCCATCAGCTAATAACTCTACTGTAAAGGAGATTGTCATGGCCCTAATGTACACAGTGGTGACACCCATGCTGAATCCATTTATCTACAGTCTGAGAAACAGAGATATGAAAGAGGCCCTGATCAGAGTCCTATGTAAGAAGCAAATCTCCTTATAA